The Klebsiella sp. RHBSTW-00484 genome includes a window with the following:
- a CDS encoding recombinase family protein codes for MIFGYARVSTKDQNLERQLAVLEPVCDKIVPEKESGKSTSERPELLNLLSHLREGDTLVTHSIDRLARNTRDLLEMIDNLVERGITVQFLANSMSFDNSPQSRLILTMMGAVAEFERGMIASRRNEGIALAKEAKKYKGKQKNKELHSKIIDMLQAGKNTPDEIAKLCDCGRATVFRVKKEMLASTGSIEN; via the coding sequence ATGATTTTTGGTTACGCGAGAGTCTCAACAAAGGATCAGAATCTTGAACGCCAGTTGGCAGTACTGGAACCAGTTTGTGACAAAATTGTTCCTGAGAAGGAATCAGGGAAGTCCACCAGCGAAAGACCTGAATTGTTGAACCTGCTTTCTCACCTCCGCGAAGGTGACACCCTCGTTACCCATTCCATTGATCGCCTCGCACGTAATACCCGCGATTTGTTGGAGATGATTGATAACCTCGTTGAGCGTGGGATCACTGTTCAATTTCTCGCAAACTCTATGAGTTTTGATAATTCCCCACAATCACGCCTGATCCTTACCATGATGGGTGCCGTTGCAGAATTTGAGCGGGGTATGATCGCATCACGTCGCAACGAAGGAATTGCCCTTGCTAAAGAGGCTAAGAAGTACAAGGGTAAGCAAAAGAACAAGGAATTACACAGTAAAATCATTGATATGCTTCAAGCCGGGAAGAACACACCGGACGAGATCGCAAAGCTGTGTGATTGCGGCAGGGCTACAGTGTTCCGCGTTAAGAAAGAAATGCTTGCCAGTACTGGCAGTATTGAGAACTGA
- a CDS encoding DUF4326 domain-containing protein → MNKVLIMYHPSFASSGKFERKLTKILSTLDDYQILYFDDPANLISNYFESKLLKHLSNNVLGSIVQDENLTHAVIFDSTYSPEFTTVKSYLSEVIPVRYIQDKITFVSNKDKGDHFDTYIGRGTLWGNPYAIGQDGDREEVIRKFAYDFNRGFLRGGEDFNEKLQALRGHTLGCHCKPYACHGDVLAEYLNKLDDGE, encoded by the coding sequence ATGAATAAAGTACTTATAATGTATCACCCAAGCTTTGCATCGTCTGGTAAGTTTGAAAGAAAGCTTACTAAAATACTTTCAACATTGGATGATTATCAAATTCTCTACTTTGATGATCCAGCAAACCTTATTAGTAATTACTTCGAATCAAAATTATTAAAACATCTTAGCAATAATGTACTTGGCAGCATTGTTCAAGATGAAAATCTGACTCATGCGGTAATATTTGATTCTACCTATTCACCAGAGTTCACAACTGTTAAATCATATCTTTCAGAGGTGATACCCGTTCGATATATCCAAGATAAAATTACATTTGTCTCCAATAAAGATAAAGGTGATCATTTTGATACTTATATCGGTCGTGGAACTTTGTGGGGAAATCCATATGCAATAGGTCAAGATGGTGATCGTGAAGAAGTGATAAGGAAATTTGCGTATGATTTTAACCGGGGGTTTTTACGAGGTGGCGAAGATTTCAATGAAAAATTACAAGCTCTAAGAGGGCATACTTTAGGGTGCCATTGCAAACCTTACGCATGCCACGGAGATGTTCTTGCTGAGTACCTTAATAAATTGGATGATGGTGAATAG
- a CDS encoding DUF488 domain-containing protein produces the protein MKVYSIGFTEKSAEVFFKLIKSQNISTLVDVRLNNVSQLSGFAKKNDLKYFLKEICDVDYLHIPDLAPTKEILDPYKKKNISWEVYEEKFLNLMAQRNIERIDKKIIYNNCLLCSEHKPHHCHRRLVIEYLNKHWDADLEVKHLI, from the coding sequence ATGAAGGTATACTCTATTGGATTCACAGAAAAATCGGCTGAGGTTTTTTTTAAACTTATAAAATCACAGAATATTAGTACATTAGTAGATGTTCGTTTGAATAATGTTTCTCAGTTATCAGGGTTTGCTAAAAAAAACGATTTAAAGTATTTTTTAAAAGAAATTTGTGATGTAGATTACTTACACATTCCTGATTTGGCTCCGACAAAAGAGATACTTGATCCATACAAAAAAAAGAATATATCTTGGGAAGTATATGAAGAAAAATTCTTAAACCTGATGGCTCAACGCAACATTGAGCGGATAGATAAAAAAATCATATATAACAATTGCTTACTTTGCAGTGAGCATAAACCACATCACTGCCATCGCCGCCTTGTGATAGAATACTTGAATAAACACTGGGATGCTGATTTAGAGGTTAAGCACTTGATATGA
- a CDS encoding GNAT family N-acetyltransferase: protein MNLSQITIEPATESDFAQWLPLWKSYQVFYRVDIPEAVTQLTWSRFLNPIEPMFCAVAKHEGAIVGLVHYLFHRTTWAESDYCYLEDLFVNPEVRGKHIGKQLIEYVQQQARKRHAASLYWHTHETNLRGQRLYNWVADKSGMIEYRMRVK from the coding sequence ATGAATTTATCTCAAATCACCATCGAACCCGCAACCGAGAGCGACTTTGCCCAGTGGTTGCCACTGTGGAAAAGCTACCAGGTATTTTACCGCGTCGATATCCCGGAAGCAGTGACGCAATTGACCTGGAGCCGTTTTTTAAATCCCATTGAACCGATGTTTTGCGCCGTAGCAAAGCATGAAGGAGCGATAGTTGGGCTGGTGCATTACCTGTTCCATCGCACCACCTGGGCCGAAAGCGACTACTGCTATCTGGAAGACCTGTTCGTTAACCCAGAGGTTCGGGGCAAGCATATCGGCAAACAGTTGATTGAATATGTTCAGCAGCAGGCGCGTAAACGCCACGCTGCCAGCCTGTACTGGCACACCCATGAAACCAACCTTCGCGGCCAGCGTCTGTATAACTGGGTAGCGGATAAAAGCGGCATGATTGAGTATCGTATGCGGGTGAAATAA
- a CDS encoding pyridoxal phosphatase — translation MNYQVIALDLDGTLLTPEKMILTESLVALQNARKSGAKVVIVTGRHHVAIHPFYQALALDTPAICCNGALLYDYNGKKVISADPLQANQATQLVDLLERYDVHSLMYADDAMFYKEPTGHIIRTENWAKSLPESQRPVFKQVSSLCEAAHEVAGIWKFALTDTDTVKLHKFTQIVERELGLACEWSWHDQVDIAQLGNSKGKRLAQWVESQGLSMNQVIAFGDNHNDLSMLKRAGLGVAMGNAVDEVKACADLVISNNTGTGIAETVNKYFEYVPAQETV, via the coding sequence ATGAACTATCAAGTAATCGCCCTTGATCTGGATGGCACACTTTTAACACCAGAAAAAATGATTCTCACAGAGTCATTAGTTGCCCTACAAAATGCCCGTAAGTCTGGGGCAAAAGTAGTGATCGTAACTGGACGGCATCATGTTGCTATTCATCCTTTTTATCAGGCATTAGCCCTTGATACACCAGCTATTTGTTGTAATGGTGCGTTATTGTACGATTACAACGGAAAAAAAGTTATTTCGGCTGATCCGTTACAAGCAAACCAAGCTACACAGTTGGTTGACCTACTTGAACGTTATGATGTTCATAGCTTGATGTATGCCGATGATGCCATGTTTTATAAGGAACCTACGGGTCATATTATCCGTACTGAAAATTGGGCTAAATCATTACCTGAATCACAACGACCAGTGTTTAAGCAGGTAAGTTCGCTATGTGAAGCGGCACATGAAGTAGCCGGAATCTGGAAATTCGCCCTTACTGATACTGATACAGTTAAATTGCATAAATTCACTCAGATCGTAGAACGTGAACTTGGGCTTGCTTGTGAATGGTCATGGCATGACCAAGTTGATATAGCTCAATTGGGAAATAGTAAAGGTAAGCGATTAGCACAATGGGTTGAATCTCAGGGTTTATCAATGAACCAGGTTATCGCTTTTGGGGATAACCACAATGATCTTAGCATGCTTAAAAGAGCTGGTCTGGGTGTAGCTATGGGTAACGCCGTAGATGAAGTCAAAGCCTGTGCTGATCTGGTAATTAGCAATAATACCGGAACTGGAATTGCCGAGACAGTTAACAAGTACTTTGAATATGTTCCAGCACAAGAGACAGTGTAA
- the pgl gene encoding 6-phosphogluconolactonase → MKQTVYTASPESQQIHVWNLDVEGKLTLVQVVDAPGQVQPMVVSPNKEYLYVGVRPEFRVLAYRIAPDNGALTFAGEAALPGSPTHISTDHQGRFVFSASYNSGCVSVTPLTDGLPGDTVSVIEGLEGCHSANISPDNRTLWVPALKQDRICLFTLSDDGFLAAQEPAEVTTVEGAGPRHMVFHPNQQYGYCVNELNSSVDVWELKDPYGKIECVQTLDMMPSDFTGVRWAADIHLTPDGRYLYACDRTASIITIFSVSEDGSVLSIEGYQPTEAQPRGFNLDHSGKYLIAAGQKSHHVAVYEIEGEQGLLQEKGRYAVGQGPMWVVVNAY, encoded by the coding sequence ATGAAACAAACCGTTTATACCGCCAGCCCGGAAAGCCAGCAGATCCACGTCTGGAATCTGGATGTTGAGGGGAAACTGACGCTGGTGCAGGTTGTTGACGCCCCAGGTCAGGTGCAGCCGATGGTGGTGAGCCCGAACAAAGAGTATCTCTACGTCGGCGTGCGTCCGGAGTTTCGCGTACTGGCTTACCGCATTGCCCCCGATAATGGCGCTCTGACCTTTGCCGGCGAAGCCGCGCTGCCGGGTAGCCCGACGCATATTTCTACCGATCATCAGGGACGCTTTGTCTTTAGCGCCTCTTATAATTCGGGCTGCGTAAGCGTCACGCCGCTGACCGATGGCCTGCCGGGTGATACGGTGAGCGTTATTGAAGGTCTGGAAGGGTGCCACTCGGCAAACATCTCCCCGGATAACCGCACCTTATGGGTTCCGGCGCTGAAGCAGGATCGTATCTGCCTGTTTACCCTGAGCGATGACGGTTTCCTCGCTGCGCAGGAACCGGCTGAAGTGACCACCGTTGAAGGCGCGGGCCCGCGTCATATGGTGTTCCATCCGAATCAGCAGTACGGTTACTGCGTCAATGAACTCAATAGCTCTGTTGACGTCTGGGAACTGAAAGATCCGTACGGCAAAATCGAGTGCGTGCAGACGCTGGACATGATGCCTTCTGATTTCACCGGTGTTCGCTGGGCGGCGGATATCCATCTCACCCCGGATGGTCGTTACCTCTACGCCTGCGATCGTACCGCCAGCATTATCACCATCTTCAGCGTCTCCGAAGACGGCAGCGTGTTGTCCATCGAAGGCTATCAGCCAACCGAAGCACAACCGCGCGGCTTTAACCTCGATCACAGCGGCAAATACCTGATTGCTGCTGGTCAGAAATCGCATCATGTTGCGGTGTATGAAATCGAAGGTGAGCAGGGCCTGTTGCAAGAAAAAGGGCGCTATGCTGTCGGTCAGGGTCCTATGTGGGTAGTGGTTAACGCATACTAA
- a CDS encoding dual OB domain-containing protein has translation MNCTRIIILAASVKRQNYCVAGKKWHQNQDNIWLRPVGNSLPDGNDALTSKEIQYHSNRIPSTLDVVDIQFLRYANHNIQSENHLIDTAFKWDKKGTYPVEKLSEIVDNPETLWFVNREGTNSRMGINDCFPTQYLAGPTNSLYLILINELIIHLTHEEDFYGKNRKRYRGSFNYKGVNYKLSITDPNIYSQYGQSQDGDYNYGKCYATISMAPLEDNGNCYKFLAALFKFKV, from the coding sequence ATGAATTGCACACGAATAATAATACTGGCTGCCTCAGTCAAGCGTCAAAATTATTGCGTCGCAGGTAAAAAATGGCATCAAAATCAAGATAACATTTGGCTACGCCCCGTTGGTAATAGTCTGCCAGATGGGAATGATGCGTTGACTTCAAAGGAGATTCAATATCATTCAAATAGAATCCCATCTACTTTAGATGTGGTTGACATTCAATTTTTAAGATATGCCAACCATAATATTCAGTCTGAGAATCACTTAATTGATACTGCTTTTAAATGGGATAAAAAAGGGACATATCCGGTAGAAAAGCTTTCCGAAATAGTAGACAACCCAGAGACATTATGGTTTGTTAATCGCGAAGGTACAAATTCAAGAATGGGAATAAATGATTGCTTCCCAACCCAATATTTGGCAGGGCCCACAAATAGCTTATATCTCATACTAATCAATGAGTTAATTATTCATTTAACTCATGAAGAAGACTTCTATGGAAAAAACAGAAAAAGATACAGAGGATCTTTTAATTACAAAGGAGTTAATTATAAATTATCAATAACAGACCCAAACATTTATTCTCAATATGGACAATCGCAGGATGGTGACTACAACTACGGGAAATGTTACGCTACTATAAGCATGGCTCCATTGGAAGATAATGGAAATTGTTATAAATTCTTAGCAGCTTTATTTAAGTTTAAGGTGTAG